One window of the Pseudomonadota bacterium genome contains the following:
- a CDS encoding CocE/NonD family hydrolase, whose amino-acid sequence MGLNGVSYLALSQWGAAATRPPHLCAICPWEGFSDLYRDLACPGGIEERGFFAIWSRGVRAGGRISLDLLGEQARHPERDDWWAEHTPRLDDIEVPMLVCGSFSDHTLHTRGSFRGFARASSKHRWLYTHRGGKWSVYYSREALEAQARFFDWALKDEDNGMADVPPVRLEVRRSRREIHEVRHEAAWPLPSTVFTPLWLRSDGRLDRDPSEAGSALSFDTRNGRLTFTYTFDHDTEITGPMKLRLHVEARGADDLHLFAGVRKFSNGREVTFEGGYGFGLDMVTRGWLKASHRALDLEQTRDWQPVHTHRNRQPLSPGEIVAVDIALLPSSTFFAKGESMRLDVQGRWFYLWNPFLGAFPARYAPSPPATCVAHVGGVHDAHLLVPFIP is encoded by the coding sequence CTCGCCTGCCCTGGCGGCATCGAGGAACGTGGGTTCTTCGCCATCTGGAGCCGCGGCGTGCGCGCGGGCGGACGCATCTCGCTCGATCTCCTGGGCGAGCAGGCACGTCATCCCGAGCGCGACGACTGGTGGGCCGAGCACACCCCGCGCCTCGACGACATCGAGGTTCCCATGCTGGTGTGCGGCAGCTTCTCCGATCACACGCTGCACACGCGGGGCTCTTTTCGGGGGTTCGCGCGCGCCAGCTCGAAGCATCGGTGGCTCTACACCCACCGCGGCGGCAAGTGGTCGGTCTACTACTCGCGCGAGGCCCTCGAAGCCCAGGCGCGCTTCTTCGACTGGGCATTGAAGGATGAGGACAACGGCATGGCCGATGTGCCGCCGGTGCGTCTCGAGGTGCGCCGCTCTCGTCGAGAGATCCACGAGGTGCGTCACGAAGCCGCGTGGCCGCTGCCCTCGACCGTGTTCACGCCCCTCTGGCTGCGCTCCGACGGGCGGCTCGATCGCGATCCGTCAGAGGCGGGGAGCGCGCTCTCGTTCGACACCCGGAACGGACGCCTGACCTTCACCTATACCTTCGATCACGACACCGAGATCACCGGTCCGATGAAGCTGCGCCTCCACGTCGAGGCGCGGGGTGCCGATGACCTGCATCTCTTCGCGGGGGTGCGCAAGTTCAGCAACGGGCGCGAGGTCACGTTCGAGGGGGGATACGGCTTCGGCCTCGACATGGTGACCCGTGGATGGCTGAAGGCATCGCATCGCGCCCTCGATCTCGAGCAGACGCGCGATTGGCAGCCCGTGCACACCCATCGCAATCGGCAGCCTCTCTCCCCGGGTGAGATCGTGGCGGTCGACATCGCGCTGCTGCCCTCGTCGACCTTCTTTGCCAAGGGCGAGTCGATGCGCCTCGACGTCCAGGGGCGCTGGTTCTATCTCTGGAACCCTTTTCTCGGCGCCTTCCCGGCACGCTACGCGCCGTCACCGCCCGCCACGTGCGTTGCGCACGTGGGCGGTGTGCACGATGCGCACCTGCTGGTGCCGTTCATCCCGTAG